The window atatttccacAAAATAAGGAATCAAGATTTTGctacaatttaatatattcccaaaaattttgtgtattaatgTTATAGATTACACACGTAAATGTTACATTATCCCACAAAATTAGAATCATGACACACTATAATTATGgaactatttttaattgagatatatgaagtaaaaactaatactatctataattatgcaaatcaATTAACCATTGAATTATGCAAATCAAATGTATTTATGGAAATCAAACTTGTTATAAGTTTTAGTTTAGgttgagtaattaattaattgattattttttgcataatatcattaataaaaaatttatgaaaacataaaaatataaaataatcatgcatctaacaatatattaatagaaatGAATATGCATGAAATAATATCCAATCTTCATTGTTTATACTCATATAgtcatatgcatatatactaatactactaccGTAAGACATACACATTAATGCATATTACAATTTGcatataaatagtaaaatagaTAAGTAGTCATCACTATTCACTATAATTAGGGAGCTATATATGATAGagataaattattaacaaCTAATCTCTATAATTAtgcatatcaaaataattataccaCAATCAATTTTAGGAtcctctatttttttaaaaaaatagtcaatactactctataaatatgaaaatcaaatttattagtataagtTTTGATTTAAGTTGAgtaataattgattaattgaatatttttgcataatgttattaataaatagtagataTGGACAtgttattagtatattattatgttatccacaattaaaacaattgaaagaacaaacaaatataggagtagtagtataaaaccAAGCAAATAATTAGATTCTGCCGGGCCTGGGCCGGGCCTGGAGCTCGGGCCGGTCCTGGGCCTGGGCCGGTCCTGGGTTTGTAAAAAGGCCCAATTGGAGCACAATTCATCTACTCGGCCCAGCCCAAGCCCGCTTCATTTCATTGGCGGGCCGGGCTGGGCTGGGTCGGCCCGGCCCATTTGACATCTCTACGCCCAACGACCCAtttctgatagtttcatgatcttctagcctctgaagtctagtcaaatcctctggacctgttagatcgagtgacacaTCACACCGCACGCACTGCACTTCTAGTCCTGTCACCGACATAGGGATCCTCTACTACACCGACCCAGACCTTCGCAAGCGCGGCATTTTCCTACATGGTCTAGATCGTCCTCCTCTCCTCCGCCTCATCCTCACCCTCCTCCTCTGCCTCTGCCCCCGTGTTCGAGGAAGAGCTCGGGACTTTGCCCTTGCCCCTACCCCCGCCCCTACCTCCGCCCCTGGTCTTGCCCTTGCCTTTGCTCCTGCTCCTTGCAGTAGGCTCCGCCTCATCGGGAGTCTCACGGATCGGCGATAGCCCCAACTCCGCTCCCAGctcctcaaaagagaaagtctcgATGCCGGCGTACTGAGTCTCCGGAACAGTACTAGGGGAATCATCggccaacaaatctatatatgggCAGCGGGGATGGGCAGTGGGTAGGTCGATGCAGCACAGGAGCCCGAGGACGCCTAGGGAATCTGCTGCCCCGGTCATCATACCACCCATCTGACTCAGCAAATGGAACATATTGTAGAACATCTGGGGAGTCATCCCGCCATCTGGGGATTCATCCCCATAAATTGGGGATTCACCGCAAAGTTTCCCTCTGTTCTGGTGGGAATCGGGGGTGTGTTTCCGCCGCTCGTGATGGGGGAATTCCTATTGTACTTCAttgtagtagaaatgaaatttgtagatttagagagagaaacttgtaacacaagtggtgtgaatgaaatgaagttcaacgagccctatttataaagtttttttttttaaaaaaaataaaaaaatataaaagtcggacgtccgagcgccacaatggcggacgcCCGCCCGCCCGTGGGGAGGACGACGAGCCCATGCGACGGGCAAATGGGACGGGCGCGGGCACCCTTTCAGAGccactacggcggacgtccggtcggacgtcggcgacgtcctaccgggacgtccgccattggagacactctaagagagagaagagagtaTATGTATACTACGTGCATTGCATTTGGCACCCGTTCCCGTAatggagaaaaatagaaatgagcaaaataaccaaaaactGAATATTTAATTcgaatcaaatcaaaatttgaaatgactATTGGAAGCAAACAAATACTTGTAGTATCGACACCTTGCAACTTCCCTTAAAATAAGTAGTAGCAGTAGTAGTGGTAGTATgtggtactccctccgccccaagataagtgacctacttcttttgggcacgggatttaaggaatggtacttaaataagttaaagtggagtgagtaaagtatgagagggggaaaagtagaggagagaagagagaataaagtaggtggaaaataaagtaagagagatgactttttgctaaaaatggaaataggtcacttatagtgggacaccccaaaaaggaatacaagtcacttatcttgggacggagggagtaatatctAAGGCTGCGTTTGGTATATGAAATTGAAGGTGTGGACTTGGAATTGAAatcttcaattccaaatctagTGTTTGACATCATAAAAATTTttagatttggaattgaattacaatttcaaatcctccaattttacaatttgaattcaatatcAAAGTAGtagaattccaaatatttattaaattacacaCACAATGctcacattcacacacacacacacacatttttacacaacactgcacacacacacacacatagcACAAACACAACATACATAGTTcacaacacacacacgcacatagcacacaccacacacacatgcacacaatacacaacacacacattcacacacacacaggcACACGCACCCACAAACACAGCACACGCACACCCACACACGCTGCACACGCACACACAGCAcacattcaaatttttaaatcaattccatatcaattatttcattttaccaaacaaaggatttgtaattgaattccaattcaattccataaaatttCTAATCCAATTTCCAATTCCGTGTACAAAGGGACCCTAAATGCATTTTGTAAATTGTCATTTCGTTACGCGTTTCTTAAAAGCATGTTCTGAATCCCGTGAATTTAAGAGAATTATCATAACTAGGTACATTCCTTTCTGAGAAGCACATGTATCACCGTAGATTTGGAAGTTAGTAAAAGGAGGATGACGAAGAATGAAACCTATACACCTCTCTTTACGCTTAAAAGGTTCAGTGCTTGACCTACCATATCCATATCACAACATATGTTTATAAAATGTGCAAAGAAATGGAACTCCACCATATATGGTGACCAGATGAGTTGAAATTGTATTGTTTCATTATTTACCAACGTCGCTCCACAATCATAAGCCTAACCGAATCGAAAGACACAACCCATACAACCTTCTTTACAGGAAGAACTGCATTCGGAGTAGTAGCGCCAGAATACAGTAGTATGTTAGGATTAACATCATCTATCTGCAATCTACAAGAAGAAATAATGGGATCATCAGGCATCAACTTTAAAAGCTTGCAACattcataataattttagtaGTGCAACTACAACTTTGTTAATATGGGGGAGGGGGGAATAGCACAAAATATCTGGAAAACGAAAGTAGATGTGGCTGAAACCGGGAAGCAAAAAGAAACCATGGCAGTATTAAAAGCTCAAAGATAAAGTATTAACTCagaatcctttttttttttgtagtcaACTAGTTTAGATATGATGAATAAAGCTGGACTGGAAATGTGGTCTTACAATCTAAGTGcacaagaaaaaggaaatgaacaAATGAGATTTCAGAAAGGGGAAAAGGAAAGACATGCAGAAAATCCGTGCAAAACGTGAAATTTCATGTGACATTAAGGACACAGTAAAAGAGGCATTTGATTACAACTCCAAACAGAACGCAGAAAGTTCTGTTATGATATCTTTAATGagataaatatatcatttttatggTAACAAAAGTAAGACTTGGTAGACATACCAGTCAGATCTCTTTGTCATGATTTCTTGAACAGTGCCGTTGTGCCAACATCTCTGGTACCTCCAATGCAGAGATGCTTTCACAGCCCAGAAGCTCATGTAATTTTTCATCACACAAGATTGCCGTTGAGTTCAAGGGATCCTAGAGTAGCAAAACAGAGGAAAGATACTTCAGATGGTAAAAAGAAGAACATTTTATGTGAACGGAataacaaaaaggaaaaataaatggGAAGAAGAGCTATAACAGACGCAGCAGGAGCAACTACGGATGCAAGGGACTTCAACTCAATAAAGTAAGATTCTCCAGTTAACTATctgattaaaaaaatcagagaaaaaagagaaaaccaCCAGAGTACCAGAAGATTACTTCTTGATCCAGCTGACATATCACATTGGATTTATCCATCTAAAACTCATTTCAAACAGCATTCActctgaaaatttgaagtaagGAAAATACCAAGACACTGATAAACATGAACAGAGTTAACGTTTAAGCTCCCTCCGAACATGCAAGCAAGAGCCAAAATCTACTCATGTTATATAATAGGCTCAGTTTCTTTACTTTCTTATGAGGGGTAAATGGCTCTTTGTAATCGAGGAGAGAAATATAACCATTAAGTCAGTGACATACCTCAAGCTGGTGAGCCTTTATATAGTCCCAGATTTGCCTCAAGACTTCAGCTTGTGACATTTCCCTCTCCTCGGTTCCAAAGAACCTGGCAAGTGCTTCAGATATTATCACAATTGGAACTGGATCATCAGTTCCTGATCCCACATCAGCCTTCTGTTTTTTAGCATCTTTGGCTATCTGTTCTGCGAGAATGAGATGCATTgtacaaatttaatatagCTGGAACATAAACTATCAGAAAGAACACATGACGCATATTCACACTCAGATATCTATACCTGTAGGCTCGATCGCAGTTATATGTTTAGCTAGCAGTTTATTCATCTTGAACATGTCAGTAGAGTCAGTTTCAAATACCAAGCGGAGCTCATCATTGCAAATTATCTTCCTTTTATTGTTCGGGTCTTGAAGATTGTGCTTCCTGATGTAAACCCACAACTGTTTCACGATCTGCAAAGAATTCTTGTTtcaggagtagtatatttttggaagatatTAGCAACAAGAACACAGGTTCCTATACCTCAGTTCTCGGCAAGGATGGCTGGCCTACAATGGCTTGAAGCAGGGGAGAAACATTGCAAAGTTTGTTCAGACCACCTGGGCcacctcttctttttttccctGTCGACGCACTGCATCAAAGTGGAAGAATATAGAGATCGTTAAGCCAAATGATGAGAGTTGTTAGCGGAACATTAGAATTTACCCTATAAGTTACAACCTCTACTCCAAGCTTAAGGATATGATTGAAAATACTAGCGGTATTCAATCAGATGATGAACATCTACTATATAATCATCCCCAAGTTTTTTAATTGATGATAGCATCGACAGATTCCTTTCatggaaaatattatatttgcGGATATTTTTGTTCCTGTGCGTCGAAGCCCATGTTTTAGCATCAAATAGTCAAacactactccctccgtccgtccACTAATATAAGGTCATGTTTGACTGGGCATgggtttttaaaaatgtagtGGAAAATGAATAGTAAGGGTTAGTAGAAtgtaggtcctacttttatatattggttttataatgaaatgcgAGTGAAATAAAGTTAGTGGGATATGAGGTCCATTACAAGTAGTAGAAAAGCAAATGGGACATTTATTGGttgacggacgaaaatggcaaaatgggACGTTTGTTGgtggatggaggtagtataataattgtgatttaGTAGCATTTACCCAGCATCAACAAAATAACGGCGAAATTCTTCTTTGCGCGACATATGGAAATTAGCTTCCCAAATTGGGAAGCTATTTATAAAAGTCTGGATATTGGGAAGCTATTTATAAAAGTCAGGATTTTTAAGAAACGAGTAAACCCTAACGCGTCTCATTAATTGGAGACACATAAGGGTTATGGTCTCTTAGGTGGATTTGCAGGCAAACTGTTTCCTTTCATTGCAGCAACGATCGATTTGCAGGCGAATTGTTTCCTCTTAGCGATGGATTTGCAGCAACACGTTGAGATTTTGACGGCCAAAATAGCTGCGAAATGCCGGAGGGAGCGTCGTCCTCAAGAGCCGGGTGAAGGATAATGATGATTGTGCAGAGAAATGCCGGTGCAAAGGACGAGGGTGCCGAACTGGCCATGCCGCCTATCTTCCACTCGTAGGTGGATGCATAACTCTTACTCATCTccaattaagaatttaaaaaataagctTCTCAATTTGGGAAGCATATTTCCATGTTAACCCAAAAGAAGAATTTCGCCCAAAATATCAGACAGGAAAATGCATAGCCGCAACACAAACAGAGATTCAGAAAAAATGACCATGCCTTCAGTTCAGTCCAGTTCAGTAAACAGTGAACCCACTAAATGCTTGAGGTTGTCAGATtacaaagaaaaattgattttatgagCTAAATTGATGCTGATTCTACATGCAAGAGAATAtccacacacaaaaaaaaaatactactactataattatagATTCTAAAGCGTTCAGAAAAAGAGAGACGAAGCACACATACTCAAAGATAGAGACGAAATAAAAGGAGGAAAAAGATGATCTCTTTGGTTGGTGAGGAAATGAAGAAAACTTTTCCGAAAGGCAGCCCAAATTTCCACACCAACCAAACAACCATCTTGGCAGAATTTTGGAAACGCACCTCTCTTTAGCAGGGACATCTGCAGCGGCGGTGGTAGGGGCGTTTATCGCCGCCGAGGACGGAGATGGCAGCGGCAGAGGGGGGTGGAAGGCGTAACCCTGAGAGGGTTGATAAACGGCGAAATTCGGCGTTGAATGCGCGGCGGGAGCGGGAGCAGGAgggaaattagggttttgatgcTGGTGGTGATAGCGGGGCATGAAATTGAGAGGGTGAGACTGGAGCAGGTGGTGAATCTGAGTGCGAATGAAGTCGATTTTGTGAAACAAATTGACACCGAGTTGGGATTCAAGCTGCTCGACGACGCCGCTTAAGGTGTTGAAGGAGTTGGTGTCGCGGATGAGAGAGTCCAGCGCCTGTGCGATTTGATTATCCGTGACCGCCATTTCCGCCGGCGGCGCTGCTGCCCCTTTTTCAGTCATAAAATTGCCAATTTTGCTCGTCGCTGCTGCAGTAGCACAAGTCACTCTCTCTAGATATACTTGTGtgacctctctctctctttttcccACTTCACGCAGGAAACACTTCTCCTTCCTCACCACTCTCTGCGACACAATTTATGTGATGCCTCCGATTCACTAATATTCtcttttgtaataaaatttgtttcatttgtgGAGAGACACGACTAacaaattggtaaagtaaaacaaaggaaaagagaaaaataagtagagctaagaatttttttttttatctcatttaTAAACAGACATAAATTTTAGCTAGAAATTGgcaaagtaaaaaatgaaaaaaagaagaaagaaaaggagaaaacatagataatactagtattatacaaataaactttttatttttagaattgagattattttctATGCACATCccgaaatgataaaatgttaCTATTTAGGGCATGAAAATTAAGAATGGTGTATTAAGTAGTGGAtggtgaataaaataagagaaaatacaGACATACATGAAGAGATGTGAAGAGAATGAAATAAGAAAGAGTGTCACTTTTTgccaataaaaatgactcaattatcttAAAACTTTGCAAAATATTAGAACAACGACTCCATTAAAAAGGAATAGagatagtagtactattttttccGACCCAACCTCATGGATTATTCACAccttcaaataataatattttaattatttttttcataatcttatttgaccaattttataataaaaattaaaataagtgttATCagttatcaaaattattaataataaatatatttattcaatgaAAGTTTGTTACTCCTTATGCTCCATTTTAATATACCTCAAAATCTAgacatggattttaatgcTACTATATtgattgtgaatttatttaaaagtaaaaatgagtAAGATCCATATTTctatgtttttaataaaaaatttaaatactttcAAAAGGACcttaataaaaagataatatatttgaactaacgtatttcaatatattataaaaacttTTACAGTTTAAACATTTTCAAAGGGATCTAAGTAAGATAAGATAATGagtatatgaaataaaatataagatggagtattttatttaggtcccttaaaaattattttaaggtcccttaaaaattattttaagttgtgaaatttttaaaagtttatatttttaaagggCGAAGAAAGTACAATTATGCGATTTATTTCACTGACTTTCGGGGTTGCTTCAGGTACTAGCTCTTCATACAATGTGAGAAAAATTTGTTAATGCTtctttagtattttattattgtaaaaatTCTCTTTAAATGAACTTTACCTCATTCGTAATATTGGTTGATTTGCAGAAATCTTTCAAATAACAGCTTGAGAGGAACTATTCCTGAATTTTAAGGGTTATCGTCGAACCTCCAAATATTGTGAGTTTCAAAAGGAAATTATGAAACAAATATAGTAGGACCGTTTATCATCATCTGCAAATTAAATGGCCTATTTGTTTTTCATGAATCTcgaaaataatcattttaatgGTACCATTCCATCCTCAATTCCTCATTAACTAGGATAGCCACATTAACATTTTCGTATAAATGGATCTTAATATCGCTGACCTAATTTATTGttaggttttattttattttgtttgtgaaAACTGAAAGCAAAAATTgtgtataataattaaaaaaaaaaaaaaatcaaatgtgtgttttattaacagaaaattgaataaaattaaaaaatattggaaatAAGAAGATACATTCAATCAAGCCCTTATATTCTTTAGCAACACTTAATATTATGTTGCAGTGCATATGCATTCTGCAGTTATATATTCTACAGTTGTAATGTTTACTTGAAGTTAATTATGGGCAATAAACTAGTGCATCATGGGTATAAACTAGTTACTTGAAAATGATTAAGCATTAGCAATATATAAGAATCTGATATGAGACACATCTTTAGTTTGAAATGAAATCTTGTATCTATTGACTTAACTGTAGTCAAAATGTTAGTACTCCATGAGGTTAAACATGTTGAtagtttaaaatattctaaagcACTAATGAAGAAGTGAGTGAGGAAACAAACCAAGCCTATATAGCAAATGAAAACAAGTTTTGACAATTAAACTTGGATATGCATGTAATTAAGTAAACTAAGGATTAAATGATTTAGAAGTAGGGAAACTTGAATGTACCTCATGAACTTAAACTCGAAAAATATGATGAATACCAGTActataatttagaaaaagCAAGGAAACTATCATATGCTAAAGGAAACATTAATTAACATATGCCTCAAATAGGTGAaagtaaaaaatcaataaacaaTTAAAGTGATTTAGAAATTACTATATGTTCTTATTTTTAGAGCTTCAAAAACTAAGATATCATTAATTTTCACATTATAAAGGTGTAAACCTATAATAGTTTTGCACCACGATAACTAATATTCTAATAAAGGGAAGTAAACGATCGCATCTATTGTCCACCCAATTCGCAATATTTGATGAACCGAACTTGCTTAATTTTGGTGTATGAACATAAATCGGATCACCACCAGTTTACAACACCCTTTACCTATTCTCTTTACACTCATaatcatcaatttaatttccatctcctttcctttttttctagAATTTTGATGCCATACTCAGTTTATTAGGACTAGATTCTTGTACGGACGATCGTACTCTTTGTTTATTAGTTTGGTTTTCAaggttattatttttacagtTTGATTTATTTGGTGTAGGATTGCGGAGGTGGGAAAAAATGGGATCTGATTCAGATAGAGATCCCGACATAGAATCCGATTCGGAAGGGAAGGTGAGCCGGCATCACAGTCAATCTTCATGCCCTACCGAAGATGATGAAGACTTGAGCTTACATTTAGGCCCAAAAGTTAGCCTCAAGGAACATCTCGAGAAAGACAAGGTTGGTCATCTAATATTACATTCATTGATCTTATATTTTCAGTAGATtgcaatttttcataaaaaaataacattgttCGAAATTGAAAATGGTTCTCAGTTCTCATTCATACCATTTCGTACATATTGCATCGACTAATGAATAGGATGATGAGAGCTTAAGGAGGTGGAAGGAGCAATTGATTGGAAGTGTTGATGCTAATGTTGTTGAAGGTAATATTATCGAAATAAACACATAGGAGTTATTTACGTTTATTGAGGcaacttaattttatgttGGCATGACACGCAATTTACAATTATGATCATCTTTAAATAGAGAATCAAGAACCCGACGTAAAAATCTTGAGTCTGGCGATAGTGTCGCCGGGAAGGCCAGATATTTTACTTCCAATCCTGGAAGGCGAAAACCCTAAAGGGTTGTGGTTTACTCTAAAGGAAGGAAGTAATTACCATCTCAAATTCAATATCAAAGTCAGCAACGACATCGTTTGCGGCCTCAAGTATACCAACACTGTTTGGAAGACTGGAATCAAAGGTACATGTATTAATGATCACAACATATACTATTATTCCACAATCTAATTTGTTTCATCTaagttaatttatataattaataacgTGATACAGTTGATAGCTCCAAAGAAATGCTTGGAACGTTTAGCCCTCAAGCAGACCCTTATACACAAGAAATGCCCGAAGAGACTACTCCTGCTGGCATTTTTGCTAGAGGACAATACACTGCAAGATCTAAGGTATTCAATCCATTTTGCTAACGtagaaaatttatactatGTGATATAATGTATTCTTGTTTTGGATTTTTCAGTTTGTTGATGATGACAATAAGTGCTACTTGGACATCAACTACACTTTTGACATCCAGAAAGATTGGTCCAAACATTGACCAACCCAACATATTATTACTCATCAAATTTGTCTtcaaactatttatttatcttaatttgTTTACCTTTTACTATTAAGAATTGCACACaagtgtgtatgtgtgtgaaaGTGTTCCTGGTTAGTTATACATACATGGTTGAACATTTACAAAAGACATACTATATGCTTATATGATCTGAAGAATTTTTgtagttcgatatatctagtTTGAACTTAGAGTTGGAGTTATCTAAGTATCTTTGAACTTTGTTTTATATACgctgtttttttttgttttgttttaaatactAGAATGGACTGGCCGGTTCGACTGATCGATTGTGAATCACTACATTGTTCAGTCCGATTTAGGTATAAAAACCGTTATTATAGCGGGTCATTTCTAATAGGGA is drawn from Salvia hispanica cultivar TCC Black 2014 chromosome 6, UniMelb_Shisp_WGS_1.0, whole genome shotgun sequence and contains these coding sequences:
- the LOC125191670 gene encoding rho GDP-dissociation inhibitor 1-like translates to MGSDSDRDPDIESDSEGKVSRHHSQSSCPTEDDEDLSLHLGPKVSLKEHLEKDKDDESLRRWKEQLIGSVDANVVEENQEPDVKILSLAIVSPGRPDILLPILEGENPKGLWFTLKEGSNYHLKFNIKVSNDIVCGLKYTNTVWKTGIKVDSSKEMLGTFSPQADPYTQEMPEETTPAGIFARGQYTARSKFVDDDNKCYLDINYTFDIQKDWSKH
- the LOC125197253 gene encoding uncharacterized protein LOC125197253 encodes the protein MTEKGAAAPPAEMAVTDNQIAQALDSLIRDTNSFNTLSGVVEQLESQLGVNLFHKIDFIRTQIHHLLQSHPLNFMPRYHHQHQNPNFPPAPAPAAHSTPNFAVYQPSQGYAFHPPLPLPSPSSAAINAPTTAAADVPAKESASTGKKRRGGPGGLNKLCNVSPLLQAIVGQPSLPRTEIVKQLWVYIRKHNLQDPNNKRKIICNDELRLVFETDSTDMFKMNKLLAKHITAIEPTEQIAKDAKKQKADVGSGTDDPVPIVIISEALARFFGTEEREMSQAEVLRQIWDYIKAHQLEDPLNSTAILCDEKLHELLGCESISALEVPEMLAQRHCSRNHDKEI